A window of Roseovarius sp. THAF27 contains these coding sequences:
- a CDS encoding bile acid:sodium symporter family protein: protein MILDIGLPLALAFIMFSLGLGLHFADFGRVLRLPKPALTGIVAQLVLLPLVAYVLIAAWSFAGGMAFGIMLLAFSPGGVTSNMLTKLAGGTVALSITLTAVVSLLSVLTLPVLVAWAAVHFMGEAAPEISVVKVGVAMFLITALPVFIGLLIRRYASGFASAIERGCEIVALILFVLIVAAAIASNWALLTESFTRLGPFLIVLNLVLLAVGIGLARLMGIAGRDGLAIAVEMGVQNATVGITIANIVGASTGLSEFAVPSAVYGICMYIVNIPALLVLRRVFAAEA, encoded by the coding sequence ATGATCCTGGATATCGGCCTGCCACTGGCGCTGGCCTTCATCATGTTTTCCTTGGGGCTGGGCCTGCATTTCGCCGATTTCGGCCGGGTGCTGCGCCTGCCGAAACCCGCGCTGACGGGGATCGTGGCGCAGCTCGTGCTGTTGCCGCTGGTGGCCTATGTGCTGATCGCGGCCTGGAGTTTTGCGGGCGGCATGGCGTTCGGGATCATGCTGCTGGCGTTCAGCCCCGGGGGTGTCACGTCGAACATGCTGACCAAGCTGGCGGGGGGCACCGTGGCGCTGTCGATCACGCTGACGGCGGTGGTGAGCCTCTTGTCGGTGCTGACGCTGCCGGTGCTGGTCGCCTGGGCGGCGGTGCATTTCATGGGTGAGGCCGCGCCCGAGATCAGCGTCGTGAAGGTCGGCGTGGCGATGTTCCTGATCACGGCGCTGCCGGTGTTCATCGGGCTGCTGATCCGCCGCTATGCCAGTGGCTTTGCATCGGCCATCGAGCGGGGCTGCGAGATCGTGGCGCTGATCTTGTTCGTGCTGATCGTGGCGGCGGCGATTGCCAGCAACTGGGCGCTTCTGACCGAGAGCTTCACGCGGCTGGGGCCGTTTTTGATCGTGCTGAACCTGGTTCTGCTGGCGGTGGGCATCGGCCTGGCGCGGCTGATGGGCATCGCCGGGCGCGACGGGCTGGCCATCGCGGTGGAGATGGGGGTTCAGAACGCCACGGTGGGCATCACCATCGCCAATATCGTGGGGGCGAGCACGGGGCTGTCGGAATTCGCGGTGCCCTCGGCGGTGTACGGGATCTGCATGTATATCGTGAACATTCCCGCGTTGCTGGTGCTGCGTCGGGTCTTTGCGGCGGAGGCGTGA
- the gatC gene encoding Asp-tRNA(Asn)/Glu-tRNA(Gln) amidotransferase subunit GatC: protein MSIDTATAAKVAKLARIRVEEDDLPALAKEFNTILGFIDQLNEVDVEGVEPMVSVTPMRLKRREDVVTDGGQQDKVLSNAPDAREGFFAVPKVVE from the coding sequence ATGTCCATCGACACCGCGACCGCCGCCAAGGTGGCCAAGCTGGCCCGCATCCGGGTCGAGGAAGACGACCTGCCGGCGCTGGCCAAAGAGTTCAACACGATCCTCGGCTTCATCGACCAGCTGAACGAGGTCGATGTGGAAGGCGTCGAGCCGATGGTCTCGGTCACGCCCATGCGGCTGAAGCGCCGCGAAGACGTCGTGACCGACGGCGGCCAGCAGGACAAGGTGCTGTCCAACGCCCCCGACGCCCGCGAGGGCTTTTTCGCCGTGCCGAAAGTGGTGGAATGA
- the metK gene encoding methionine adenosyltransferase produces the protein MSRDNYVFTSESVSEGHPDKVCDRISDAVLDAFLAEEPDARVACETFATSGMVVIGGEVGLSDQERLKNYMGRIGQIARDCIRDIGYEQDKFHWNTCHVLNFLHEQSAHIAQGVDKDGAGDQGIMFGHATNETDALMPAPIQFSHAILRRLAEARKSGQEPTLRPDAKSQISLRYENGKPVEVTSIVLSTQHESEHQKSDDIRAIVEPYIREVLPAEWISDKTEWWVNPTGTFVIGGPDGDAGLTGRKIIVDTYGGAAPHGGGAFSGKDPTKVDRSAAYAARYLAKNVVAAGMAEKCTIQLSYAIGVAKPLSIYAETYGTGEVEAAAIENAVRKVMDLTPRGIREALDLNKPIYERTAAYGHFGREPEADGGFSWERTDLVDALKKEV, from the coding sequence ATGTCCCGAGACAACTACGTTTTCACCTCCGAATCCGTTTCGGAGGGGCACCCCGACAAGGTGTGCGACCGCATTTCCGACGCCGTGCTGGATGCGTTTCTTGCCGAAGAACCCGATGCGCGCGTGGCTTGCGAAACCTTCGCCACCTCCGGCATGGTGGTGATCGGCGGCGAGGTGGGCCTGTCGGACCAGGAACGCCTGAAGAACTACATGGGGCGGATCGGCCAGATCGCCCGCGACTGCATCCGCGATATCGGCTATGAGCAGGACAAATTTCACTGGAACACCTGTCATGTTCTGAACTTCCTGCACGAACAGTCCGCGCATATCGCCCAGGGCGTCGACAAGGACGGGGCGGGGGACCAGGGCATCATGTTCGGCCACGCCACCAACGAGACCGACGCGCTGATGCCCGCGCCGATCCAGTTCAGCCACGCGATCCTGCGGCGGTTGGCGGAGGCGCGCAAATCCGGGCAGGAGCCCACGCTGCGCCCGGACGCCAAGAGCCAGATCTCGCTGCGTTACGAGAACGGCAAGCCGGTCGAGGTGACCTCGATCGTGCTGTCGACGCAACACGAGAGCGAGCACCAGAAGAGCGACGACATCCGCGCCATCGTGGAGCCTTACATCCGCGAGGTTCTGCCCGCCGAGTGGATCAGCGACAAGACCGAATGGTGGGTGAACCCCACCGGCACCTTCGTGATCGGCGGCCCCGACGGCGACGCGGGCCTGACCGGGCGCAAGATCATCGTCGACACCTATGGTGGCGCGGCCCCGCATGGCGGCGGCGCGTTTTCCGGCAAGGACCCGACCAAGGTGGACCGGTCGGCCGCCTATGCCGCGCGCTATCTGGCCAAGAACGTGGTCGCGGCGGGCATGGCCGAGAAATGCACCATCCAGCTCAGCTATGCGATCGGGGTGGCCAAGCCGTTGTCGATCTATGCCGAGACCTACGGCACGGGCGAGGTCGAGGCGGCGGCAATCGAGAACGCGGTGCGCAAGGTCATGGACCTGACGCCGCGCGGCATCCGCGAGGCGCTGGACCTCAACAAGCCGATCTACGAGCGCACCGCGGCCTATGGCCATTTCGGGCGCGAGCCGGAGGCCGATGGCGGCTTCAGCTGGGAACGCACCGATCTTGTGGACGCGCTGAAGAAAGAAGTCTGA
- the lnt gene encoding apolipoprotein N-acyltransferase — protein MASLDALARQIGEGRVLPRYALAAGLGAVAALGQAPWGLWPLTIMALALVYGLWRETGGWLSATLLGLVAGTGHFVVALSWIFEPFLVDAARHGWMAPFAVLGLSVFMASYWAVALGAARALAPRSGVALVGAFVIGEALRGWLFTGFAWAQVGHVLIDTALLHWASFGGGLGLCALIIGAAVALWHLGAGRRVAGAAGLAGLALLYGGGAALTPVEAAAPGPEAQTVRLVQPNAAQHEKWLPENLQMFYDRQRQFTAAPGETGRPDLVVWPETAIPTFLHQSDDLLGGIAASAQGAPVVLGLRRLDGQRYYNSLLYMDGEGIVDQVYDKHHLVPFGEFMPLGDLMARFGIHGLAAEEGGGYSAGPGAEIVDMRPLGRAVPLICYEGVFARNITSAPARPDMILMITNDAWFGKVSGPYQHLAQGRLRSAEQGLPMVRVANTGVSAMVDGTGRVLAHIPLGEAGWIDTPLPPPLPATLYSRTGDAPVLVLAALLMLAGALLARRVKGHRVSD, from the coding sequence ATGGCCAGTCTTGACGCGTTGGCGCGGCAGATCGGTGAGGGCCGCGTGCTGCCGCGTTACGCCCTTGCCGCCGGGCTGGGTGCGGTCGCCGCCCTTGGGCAGGCGCCCTGGGGGCTGTGGCCGCTGACGATCATGGCGCTGGCGCTGGTCTACGGCCTGTGGCGCGAGACGGGCGGCTGGCTGTCCGCGACGCTCTTGGGCCTGGTGGCGGGCACGGGGCATTTCGTCGTCGCGCTCAGCTGGATATTCGAGCCGTTCCTGGTGGATGCGGCGCGGCATGGCTGGATGGCACCGTTCGCGGTGCTGGGCCTGTCGGTCTTCATGGCGTCCTACTGGGCCGTGGCCCTTGGTGCGGCACGGGCGCTGGCCCCGCGCAGCGGCGTGGCGCTGGTGGGTGCGTTCGTCATTGGCGAGGCGCTGCGCGGGTGGCTGTTCACCGGGTTCGCCTGGGCGCAGGTGGGGCATGTGCTGATCGACACGGCGCTTTTGCACTGGGCGTCATTTGGCGGGGGCCTGGGCCTCTGTGCGCTGATCATCGGCGCGGCGGTGGCGCTGTGGCACCTTGGCGCGGGACGGCGCGTGGCCGGGGCGGCGGGTCTGGCGGGCCTCGCGCTGCTTTACGGCGGGGGCGCGGCGCTGACGCCGGTGGAGGCCGCCGCACCGGGGCCGGAGGCGCAGACCGTGCGGCTGGTCCAGCCCAACGCGGCGCAGCACGAGAAATGGCTGCCCGAGAACCTGCAGATGTTCTATGACCGCCAGCGCCAGTTCACCGCCGCACCGGGCGAGACCGGGCGGCCCGACCTGGTGGTCTGGCCGGAAACGGCTATCCCGACCTTCCTGCACCAGTCCGACGACCTCTTGGGCGGGATCGCCGCGTCGGCGCAGGGAGCGCCGGTGGTGCTGGGCCTGCGGCGGCTGGACGGGCAGCGGTATTACAACTCGCTTCTGTACATGGATGGCGAAGGGATCGTGGACCAGGTCTATGACAAGCATCACCTGGTGCCGTTCGGAGAGTTCATGCCGCTGGGCGACCTGATGGCGCGGTTCGGCATTCATGGTCTCGCCGCCGAGGAAGGCGGGGGGTATTCCGCCGGTCCGGGGGCCGAGATCGTGGACATGAGGCCGCTGGGCCGGGCGGTGCCGCTGATCTGCTACGAGGGCGTTTTCGCCCGCAACATCACCTCGGCGCCGGCGCGGCCCGACATGATCCTGATGATCACCAACGACGCGTGGTTCGGCAAGGTGTCGGGGCCGTACCAGCACCTGGCACAGGGCCGGCTGCGCAGCGCCGAACAGGGCCTGCCGATGGTGCGGGTGGCCAACACCGGCGTGTCGGCGATGGTCGACGGTACGGGGCGGGTCCTGGCGCATATCCCGCTGGGCGAGGCGGGCTGGATCGACACGCCCCTGCCGCCGCCCTTGCCGGCGACGCTTTACAGCCGCACCGGCGACGCGCCGGTGCTGGTGCTGGCCGCGTTGCTGATGCTGGCCGGCGCGCTGCTGGCGCGGCGCGTAAAAGGCCACAGAGTTAGCGATTGA
- a CDS encoding N-acetylmuramoyl-L-alanine amidase, producing MTAPLWHPSPNFGPRRLGAKPDIVVIHHTAMASAEAALERLCDPSAEVSAHYLIAADGRAWQMVAEVARAWHAGAGSWGDVTDVNSRSVGIELDNPGDTPFPAPLMATLEAILPGILRRWSIPPERVIGHSDMAPDRKTDPGPHFDWERLERAGLAGQRGQDPGPDAPEPDTFRTVARHAGYTADVDDDALLAAVRLRYRPFATGPLCPQDYTPLGHAALWT from the coding sequence GTGACAGCGCCGCTCTGGCATCCCTCCCCCAATTTCGGGCCGCGCCGCCTTGGCGCGAAACCCGATATCGTGGTGATCCACCACACCGCCATGGCCAGCGCCGAGGCCGCGCTGGAACGTCTCTGCGACCCTTCGGCGGAAGTGTCGGCGCATTACCTCATCGCCGCGGACGGCCGCGCCTGGCAGATGGTGGCGGAGGTGGCCCGCGCCTGGCACGCCGGCGCCGGATCCTGGGGTGACGTGACCGATGTCAATTCCCGCTCCGTCGGGATCGAGCTGGACAATCCCGGCGACACCCCGTTCCCCGCGCCGCTGATGGCCACGCTGGAAGCCATCCTGCCCGGCATCCTGCGCCGCTGGAGCATTCCGCCCGAGCGGGTGATCGGCCATTCCGACATGGCGCCCGACCGCAAAACCGACCCGGGACCGCATTTCGATTGGGAAAGACTGGAACGGGCCGGACTGGCGGGACAGAGAGGCCAGGACCCCGGCCCGGACGCCCCGGAACCGGACACGTTCAGAACCGTGGCGCGCCATGCCGGCTATACTGCGGATGTGGATGACGATGCCCTGCTCGCCGCTGTCAGGCTGCGCTACCGCCCCTTCGCCACCGGCCCGCTCTGCCCGCAGGATTACACGCCGCTGGGCCACGCCGCGCTCTGGACCTGA
- the argE gene encoding acetylornithine deacetylase, with protein MAVRTDLLDSTSRILGDLIGFPTISTDPNIDLINSIANRLDMVGARVEIFPDPSGQKANLFATIGPERDGGIVLSGHSDVVPVADQDWASNPFDMLEHDGLLYGRGTCDMKGFIAACLAMAPQYAALNPDRPLHFAFTHDEETGCFGARALAHTLRAKGLTPGVAIVGEPTMMRVIEGHKGCYEYTTRFSGLAGHGSAPDRGVNAVEYAVRYIARLLDLKHALRARAPADSLFEPPWTTINTGRLAGGVAHNVIPSEAVVDWEMRPVQTSDADFVKDSLKTYIEKELLPAMRAVDPDADIVTEIIGEVEGLIPTTDNEARTIVSELTGANHAECVAFGTEAGIFQSLGMSAVICGPGSIEQAHKADEFVALDQLSQCLDMLERLQEKLVA; from the coding sequence GTGGCGGTTCGAACCGATTTGCTGGACAGCACCTCGCGCATCCTGGGCGATCTGATCGGCTTTCCCACCATATCGACCGATCCGAATATCGACCTGATCAACTCGATCGCCAACCGTCTGGACATGGTCGGCGCCCGGGTCGAGATCTTTCCCGACCCCTCGGGGCAGAAGGCCAATCTCTTCGCAACGATCGGCCCCGAACGCGACGGCGGCATCGTCCTGTCGGGCCACAGCGACGTGGTGCCGGTGGCCGACCAGGACTGGGCCTCGAACCCTTTCGACATGCTGGAACATGACGGCCTTCTCTACGGGCGCGGCACCTGCGACATGAAGGGCTTCATCGCCGCCTGCCTTGCCATGGCCCCGCAATACGCCGCGCTGAACCCCGACCGGCCTTTGCATTTCGCCTTCACCCATGACGAGGAGACGGGCTGTTTCGGCGCCCGCGCGCTGGCGCATACCCTGCGCGCCAAGGGCCTGACCCCGGGCGTGGCCATCGTCGGCGAGCCGACGATGATGCGCGTGATCGAGGGCCACAAGGGCTGTTACGAATACACCACCCGCTTTTCCGGGCTGGCGGGCCACGGCTCGGCGCCGGACCGGGGCGTCAACGCGGTGGAATACGCCGTGCGCTATATCGCCCGCCTCCTGGACCTCAAGCACGCGCTGCGCGCCCGCGCCCCCGCCGACAGCCTGTTCGAGCCGCCCTGGACCACCATCAACACAGGCCGCCTCGCGGGCGGCGTGGCCCATAACGTCATCCCCAGCGAGGCCGTGGTGGACTGGGAAATGCGCCCCGTTCAGACCTCGGATGCCGATTTCGTCAAGGACTCGCTCAAGACCTATATCGAGAAAGAGCTTCTGCCCGCCATGCGTGCCGTCGATCCAGACGCCGACATCGTCACCGAGATCATCGGCGAGGTCGAGGGCCTCATCCCCACCACCGACAACGAGGCGCGCACCATCGTCTCGGAACTGACCGGCGCCAACCACGCCGAATGCGTCGCCTTCGGCACCGAGGCCGGGATCTTCCAATCGCTGGGCATGTCGGCGGTCATCTGCGGCCCCGGCTCGATCGAACAGGCCCACAAGGCCGACGAATTCGTGGCGCTCGACCAGCTCTCGCAATGCCTCGATATGCTGGAACGATTGCAGGAGAAGCTGGTTGCATAA
- a CDS encoding metal-dependent hydrolase — MKIIWLGHSSFRIEIADQVLLIDPWLTGNPMLDEAHHDAATKGATHILLTHAHFDHASDLPDLAKKLSVPVVGQFDLMGWWEESAGLEVVGFNKGGTVALGDVKVTMVHATHSSSFGGENGPHVPGTECGFMIEGEGHVIYVSGDTDVMADMGVFNDLHKPDIGILCAGGHFTMDMKRAAYAAKTFFDFKTVIPCHYKTFPLLEQSAEALKDGLPGVDVIEPEVMTAIEI, encoded by the coding sequence ATGAAAATCATCTGGCTGGGACATTCGAGTTTCCGCATCGAGATCGCCGATCAGGTTCTGCTGATCGACCCGTGGCTGACGGGCAACCCGATGCTGGACGAGGCGCATCATGACGCGGCCACCAAGGGGGCCACGCATATTCTGCTGACCCATGCGCATTTCGACCATGCGTCGGACCTGCCGGACCTGGCGAAAAAACTGTCGGTGCCGGTGGTGGGGCAGTTCGACCTGATGGGCTGGTGGGAAGAAAGCGCGGGCCTGGAGGTTGTCGGCTTCAACAAGGGCGGCACGGTCGCCCTGGGGGACGTGAAGGTGACGATGGTGCACGCCACGCATTCCTCGAGCTTTGGCGGAGAGAACGGTCCGCATGTGCCCGGCACCGAATGCGGGTTCATGATCGAGGGCGAGGGGCATGTGATCTATGTCTCGGGTGACACCGACGTGATGGCCGACATGGGTGTGTTCAACGACCTGCACAAGCCCGATATCGGCATCCTCTGCGCCGGGGGGCATTTCACCATGGATATGAAGCGGGCGGCCTATGCGGCGAAAACCTTCTTCGATTTCAAGACGGTGATCCCGTGCCACTACAAGACCTTCCCGCTTCTGGAGCAGTCTGCGGAGGCGCTGAAGGACGGCCTGCCGGGGGTCGACGTGATCGAGCCGGAGGTGATGACGGCGATCGAGATCTGA
- a CDS encoding tRNA (guanosine(46)-N(7))-methyltransferase TrmB, whose translation MGQQKHPSGAPWRNFYGRFKGKHLKKSQEAYLDEDLAAWSPGAVDWDVNPERKPIDLKALFGERDVWLEVGFGGGEHMIHQAAENADVGIIGCEPYINGVAKLLGQLRDSHVENVAIYPGDVRDMFDVLPEASIARAFLLYPDPWPKKRHHRRRFVTPEHLEPLARVLKPGAIFRVATDIPDYVRQTMVEVPRHGFTWLAEGPQDWRQPWGDWISTRYEQKALREGRVPHYMTFRRD comes from the coding sequence GTGGGACAGCAGAAGCATCCCTCTGGTGCGCCGTGGCGCAATTTCTATGGCCGGTTCAAGGGCAAGCACCTGAAGAAATCGCAGGAAGCCTATCTGGACGAAGATTTGGCCGCGTGGTCGCCGGGGGCGGTGGATTGGGATGTTAATCCCGAGCGAAAACCCATAGACCTCAAGGCCTTGTTCGGGGAACGTGATGTGTGGCTTGAAGTGGGTTTCGGCGGCGGCGAGCACATGATTCACCAAGCGGCGGAGAACGCGGATGTGGGGATCATCGGCTGTGAGCCCTACATCAACGGAGTGGCGAAACTGCTGGGGCAATTGCGCGACAGCCACGTGGAGAACGTGGCGATCTATCCCGGCGACGTGCGCGACATGTTCGACGTGCTGCCCGAGGCCAGCATCGCGCGGGCCTTTCTGCTGTATCCCGATCCATGGCCGAAGAAGCGCCATCACCGTCGGCGCTTCGTGACGCCCGAGCACCTGGAGCCGCTGGCGCGGGTCTTGAAGCCCGGTGCGATTTTCCGGGTGGCCACGGATATCCCCGATTACGTGCGCCAGACGATGGTCGAGGTGCCGCGCCACGGCTTCACCTGGCTGGCCGAGGGGCCGCAAGACTGGCGGCAGCCGTGGGGCGACTGGATCTCCACCCGCTACGAGCAGAAGGCCCTGCGCGAGGGGCGGGTGCCGCATTACATGACCTTCCGGCGGGATTGA
- the gatA gene encoding Asp-tRNA(Asn)/Glu-tRNA(Gln) amidotransferase subunit GatA, producing the protein MTDLNAMTIADARNNLRAGEITSEELTEACLTAIEVAGALGAFVHHTPEIARDQAKAADTRLQAGDAPSMCGIPLGIKDLFCTKGVPSQAASGILNGFKPEYESTVSQNLFDAGAVMLGKLNMDEFAMGSSNETSVYGNAVNPWRRGNDEMALTPGGSSGGSASAVSADLCLGATGTDTGGSIRQPAAFTGITGIKPTYGRCSRWGIVAFASSLDQAGPMTKSVRDAAIMLEAMCSHDPKDSTSADIPVPDFEAMLTGDIRGKKIGIPKEYHMDGMPEEIETHWTQGKDMLADAGAEIVDISLPHTKYALPAYYVIAPAEASSNLARYDGVRYGHRAKLAQGDGITEMYEKTRAEGFGPEVQRRVMIGTYVLSAGFYDAYYNRARKVRALIKKDFEDVFDAGIDAILTPATPSAAFELGRKSDDPVEMYLNDVFTVTVNLAGLPGIAVPTGLNRNGLPLGLQLIGRPWEEGDLLNTAYALEAAAGFVAKPGKWW; encoded by the coding sequence ATGACCGATCTCAATGCAATGACCATCGCCGACGCCCGCAACAACCTGCGCGCGGGCGAGATCACCTCCGAGGAACTGACCGAAGCCTGCCTTACGGCGATCGAGGTCGCGGGCGCGCTTGGCGCCTTCGTGCACCACACGCCCGAGATCGCGCGGGATCAGGCCAAGGCCGCCGACACGCGCCTGCAAGCCGGCGACGCGCCGTCGATGTGCGGCATCCCGCTTGGCATCAAGGATCTCTTCTGCACCAAGGGCGTGCCCTCTCAGGCCGCCAGCGGCATCCTCAACGGCTTCAAGCCGGAATACGAATCCACCGTCAGCCAGAATCTCTTCGACGCCGGCGCCGTCATGCTGGGCAAGCTCAACATGGACGAGTTCGCCATGGGCTCGTCGAACGAGACCTCCGTCTATGGCAACGCCGTCAACCCGTGGCGGCGCGGCAATGACGAGATGGCCCTGACGCCCGGCGGCTCCTCGGGTGGCTCGGCCTCGGCCGTCTCCGCCGACCTCTGCCTTGGCGCCACCGGCACCGACACCGGCGGCTCGATCCGCCAGCCTGCCGCCTTCACCGGCATCACCGGCATCAAGCCCACCTACGGGCGCTGCTCGCGCTGGGGGATCGTGGCCTTTGCCTCGTCGCTGGATCAGGCGGGCCCGATGACCAAGTCGGTGCGCGACGCCGCCATCATGCTGGAAGCCATGTGCAGCCACGACCCCAAGGACAGCACCAGCGCCGACATCCCCGTGCCGGATTTCGAGGCGATGCTCACCGGCGACATCCGCGGCAAGAAAATCGGGATTCCGAAGGAATACCACATGGACGGCATGCCCGAAGAGATCGAGACGCACTGGACCCAAGGCAAGGACATGCTGGCCGACGCGGGCGCCGAGATTGTCGATATCTCGCTGCCCCACACCAAGTACGCCCTGCCCGCCTATTACGTCATCGCGCCCGCCGAGGCGTCCTCGAACCTCGCGCGCTATGACGGCGTGCGCTACGGGCACCGCGCCAAGCTGGCCCAAGGCGACGGCATCACCGAGATGTACGAAAAGACCCGCGCCGAAGGCTTCGGTCCAGAGGTGCAGCGCCGCGTGATGATCGGCACCTACGTGCTGTCGGCGGGGTTCTACGACGCCTACTACAACCGCGCCCGCAAGGTGCGTGCCCTCATCAAGAAGGATTTCGAGGATGTGTTCGACGCAGGCATCGACGCGATCCTGACCCCCGCCACCCCCTCGGCCGCGTTCGAACTGGGCCGCAAGTCCGATGACCCGGTCGAGATGTATCTCAACGACGTGTTCACCGTAACCGTGAACCTCGCCGGACTGCCCGGTATCGCGGTGCCCACCGGGCTCAACCGCAACGGGCTGCCGCTTGGCCTGCAACTGATCGGACGGCCCTGGGAAGAGGGCGATCTGCTTAACACCGCCTACGCGCTCGAGGCGGCGGCGGGCTTTGTGGCCAAACCCGGCAAATGGTGGTAA
- a CDS encoding nucleoside deaminase: protein MTFKSHMDTALAEARAARDRGEVPVGAVVADPAGRIVAQAGNRTRELSDPTAHAEILAIRAACAAVGSERLPGHSLTVTLEPCAMCATAIANARIARLYYGAADPKSGGVAQGARIFTHAQTHHAPEIYDGINATEAEALLTQFFRTLREE, encoded by the coding sequence ATGACGTTCAAAAGCCATATGGACACGGCCCTGGCCGAGGCCCGCGCCGCCCGCGACCGTGGCGAGGTGCCCGTGGGCGCGGTTGTGGCCGACCCGGCGGGACGCATAGTGGCGCAGGCCGGCAACCGCACGCGGGAACTGAGTGACCCCACCGCACACGCCGAAATCCTGGCGATCCGCGCCGCCTGTGCGGCGGTCGGCAGCGAGCGCCTGCCCGGTCACAGCCTGACCGTCACGCTGGAGCCCTGCGCGATGTGCGCCACCGCCATCGCAAATGCCCGCATCGCGCGGCTCTATTATGGCGCCGCCGACCCCAAATCCGGCGGCGTGGCCCAGGGCGCCCGGATCTTCACCCATGCCCAGACCCACCACGCGCCCGAGATTTACGACGGGATCAACGCCACCGAAGCGGAAGCCCTGTTGACGCAATTCTTCAGAACTCTGCGTGAAGAATAA
- a CDS encoding ceramidase domain-containing protein yields MDWTRAIDAYCERTDPGFWAEPVNAITNAAFLVAALVMAWRLRGTELALARPLVALLALIGIGSFLFHTFAQPWAAMLDVLPIMLFALTYLYATTRYYLGLSALASAATIPAFLGATALAMPLLSQVPLYGPSASYLTLPLVILLYAWLLRADAALSRGLALGAGLLLLSLTFRSLDAPLCDSLALGTHFGWHVLNALMLGWMIELYRRHALAPSRRGR; encoded by the coding sequence ATGGACTGGACCCGCGCCATCGACGCCTATTGCGAACGCACCGATCCCGGCTTCTGGGCCGAGCCGGTCAACGCGATCACCAACGCCGCCTTCCTCGTCGCCGCGCTCGTCATGGCGTGGCGCCTGCGCGGCACCGAGCTTGCTCTGGCCCGCCCCCTCGTCGCGCTTCTGGCGCTGATCGGGATCGGCTCGTTCCTGTTTCACACCTTTGCCCAGCCTTGGGCGGCGATGCTCGATGTCCTGCCGATCATGCTCTTCGCGCTGACCTATCTCTACGCCACGACGCGATACTACCTCGGCCTCTCCGCCCTCGCCTCCGCCGCCACCATCCCGGCCTTCCTTGGCGCAACCGCGCTCGCCATGCCGCTCCTTTCGCAGGTGCCGCTCTATGGCCCCTCGGCCTCTTACCTGACGCTACCCCTGGTCATCCTGCTCTACGCCTGGCTGCTGCGCGCCGACGCCGCCCTGTCGCGCGGCCTTGCCCTCGGCGCGGGCCTGCTTCTGCTGTCACTCACCTTCCGCAGCCTCGACGCGCCCTTGTGCGACAGCCTCGCCCTTGGCACCCATTTCGGCTGGCACGTCCTCAATGCGCTCATGCTGGGCTGGATGATCGAGCTCTACCGCCGCCACGCCCTTGCACCGTCCCGGCGCGGGCGCTAA